The sequence below is a genomic window from Mycobacterium sp. ITM-2016-00316.
GTGCGCGGTCTCGGCGGTACGGGCGGCCAACATATCCAGCAGCGCGCACACGATATCGCCGTGCGTCACCACGGCTGAGTCAGCCCCGAGGCCGGCCAGTGCGGTGAGCGCCTCGGCCACCCGCGGCCTGGGATCCTCGAGCCTTTGCGGTGTGCGGGAGCCGATCGGGGCGGGCCCGGGGGTGGCGAGCCAGTCGCGCTCGCGCAACCGGGGGTCGACGATGACCGGTACCTCCAGGACGGTGGCCATTGCCGCGGCGGTCTGGCGGGTCCGCACCGCATCCGAGGTCACGATCTGGCCGATGTCGCGGTGCCGCAAGGAAAAGCCGGCGGCGTAGGCCTGCTCGATACCTTTTGCCGTCAACGGCGGGTGAGCGATCTGTCGCTGCATGAGGCCCCTTGCGTTCCAGGTGGACTCGCCATGGCGGATCACCCAGATCCGGCGCCCGGGTGTGCGTGCCGAACCGAGCAGTCGCATCAGACGCTCGATCGTTGCGCCTGCCGGAGTGTGGAGGTGCCGGGCACGAAGCCCGCGACCGCGCCGATCACCGTCGTGGCCGGCGGTCCGATACCGGCGTCTCGCGCCAGGCCGGCGATAGTGCTTACCGTGCCGCGGATTTCGAGTTGGCTGGACAGGCTGCCGTCCGCAACGACGGCGGCCGGGGTGTCCGGATGCAGTCCGGCGTCGACGAGCGTCCGGGTGATGGCCGCGAGGTTGGCGACCGCCATCATCAACACCAGCGTGGTGTTGGCGCGCGCCAGCGCCGCGTAGTCGATGGTGCATTCCGGATGCCCGGGTGGGACGTGGCCAGACACCACGGTGAATCCCTGGGTGAGACCCCGATGGGTGACCGGGATCAGCGCGGATGCCGGAGCCGCTATCGCGGAGCTGACGCCGGGGATCACCTCCACGGGCACACCGGCCCGCACGCAGCAGTCCAGCTCCTCGCCGCCGCGGCCGAACACGAATCCGTCACCGCCCTTGAGCCGCACCACGACCTGCCCGGCCTGGGCGCGAGAGATCAAGGCGCAGTTGATCTCGCTCTGCTCGGTGCGGCGGCCGCCGGGAATCTTGGAGACATCGATGATGTCGGCGTACGGTGCCAGCCGGCGCAGCACTCCGACGGGGGCGAGACGGTCGGTGACGACGACATCTGCGCCCACGATCGCGTCGCGGCCGGCGATGGTGAGCAGGCGCGGGTCACCGGGCCCGCCGCCGACCAAGATGACGCGTCCACCGGCGCGGTGACCATTCTTCGGACTCGGCGGATCGGGGTCCACCGAACACAGCACCGCGCGCCGCTGGGCTTCCTCGGCGATCCTGCGATTCTGCGTGTGGTCACCTGTGAGAGCGAAAACCAAGGTGACCGAGTCGAAGTCCCCGGACTGAATTCCGCGGTGGGCGACGGTGGCCAACCCGCGGGCCGCCAGGTCGCACAGGTAGGCGGTGGGTTGCTCGCTGATGACCGTCACGATCGCACCGGCATCGAGCATGGCCGCTGCGGTGGCCATCGCTCGCGGTGTCGCACCGGCAATGGTGACCCGCTGACCGCGCACTGCCAGATCGACGGAAACGGCCGGTGGCAGATCGACAGGCTTTGGGGGAGAGTGCGTTCGGTGCTTTCCGTGGTCTGCGGTCATGACCTGCTTCCGTAGAGCTCGCGGTGGACGACCTTCGACAGCGGTCGGCGGTCTTGCCAACCATGCCGTTCCAGGTCGGGGATCTGCTGTAGGGCGGTCACCGGTCCGAGGCACAGCCACGCGATCGGCCGGACGGGATCCGGGATGCCGAGGAGCCCACGCAGGTACTCCTCGCGAAAGAAGGACACCCATCCGACGCCGAGTCCTTCGGCAGTGGCGGCCAGCCAGAGGTTCTCGATCGCCAGGCACACCGAGTACAGACCGGCATCCGGGCTGGCATGTCTGCCGAGCACCGCGGTCCCGCCGCGCGCGTCATCGTAGGTGACCACGATGCTGACGGTGGACTCGCGGATCCCCTCGATCTTGATCCGGTCGAACGTCCCGGCTCGCTCGGGCGGCAGGCTGTCGTGGAAGCGTTGCCGCTCACCCAGCACATGGGCGTGGAACGCCGCCTTGGTCAGTGGGTTCTCGATGATCACGAAGTCCCACGGCTGGCTCATTCCGACGCTGGGCGCGGTATGGGCGGCCTGCAGTATCCGGGTCAGCACCGCGTCGTCGACGGCCGCTCCGGTGAACTCCGCGCGGACATCGCGCCGACGGCGGATCACGTCATACAGTGCGGTCGCGGGCACCGTCGTCACGGGTGCATCTGCCGGCTCTGGCCGCGCAGCGCGACCGAGATCAGCGCCGCGCGTTTGTGCACTCCGAGCTTCTTCATGATGTTCTGCAGGTGAAACTTGACGGTGGCTTCCGAGACGAACAACTGGGCGGCGATCGTCCGGTTGTCGAGGCCCTCGATGAGCAGGTCGAGGACCTCGCGTTCGCGGGCGGTGAGCACCGCAACGAGATCGTCGCGAAAATCCTTACGGGGACATCGCAGTTCGGCGATCACGGCGTTGACGCTGTGACTGTCGAGCGCGGATTGGCCGTTGATGACGCGATTGAACGTCGTGCGCAATTCGGTGGCCGTCGAACGCCGATCCACCAGGGCGTCGGCGCCGGCGCGCAGCAGGTCCAACGTGTTGGCCCCCTCGTCTTGGCTGTCCATCACGACGACCACCCGCGGCGTGACGTCCAGTTCCGCCAGCAAATCCGACAACACCAACGTGCGGTCCATTCCGAGCACGAGTAGTTCCGGGCGCAGCTCCCGGACGCGCTCGGCGAGCCCTTCGCCGTAGCGCAGGTCGCCGACGAACCGGATTCTCTCGATATGCGAGACCACGTGCACGAGTCCGTGGCGGAGAAGTTCGTCGTTGGCGACGATCGTGGTGCGGAGACTGGACGGATATCCCAAAAATGGCTGCTGGTAGTCAATTTGGGGTATCCGGGCAATCTCGGGGCGAGGCCTGAAGGTTGGCGTCTGGGCGTATCCGGTTGGTGACAAACTCATGGTTGACTCCGTCCTGCCATATGGCGGGCGAATGGTAGCTCCGGCACCGTTGCACCGAGGTTGCAATATGACCGACCAGTCACCGGGCGGGGTGGTGTGACCGGCGCTACCGGGAGATCACGCAGTCGCCACAGAGCCCCGCGCCGGGCACTTTGTAGAAGAGGCAGCAACTGTGCCTGGTGA
It includes:
- a CDS encoding histidine phosphatase family protein; translated protein: MRLLGSARTPGRRIWVIRHGESTWNARGLMQRQIAHPPLTAKGIEQAYAAGFSLRHRDIGQIVTSDAVRTRQTAAAMATVLEVPVIVDPRLRERDWLATPGPAPIGSRTPQRLEDPRPRVAEALTALAGLGADSAVVTHGDIVCALLDMLAARTAETAHWGDGMSVPNGAVVPMPMAHLRGAGGGSQP
- the cobA gene encoding uroporphyrinogen-III C-methyltransferase is translated as MATAAAMLDAGAIVTVISEQPTAYLCDLAARGLATVAHRGIQSGDFDSVTLVFALTGDHTQNRRIAEEAQRRAVLCSVDPDPPSPKNGHRAGGRVILVGGGPGDPRLLTIAGRDAIVGADVVVTDRLAPVGVLRRLAPYADIIDVSKIPGGRRTEQSEINCALISRAQAGQVVVRLKGGDGFVFGRGGEELDCCVRAGVPVEVIPGVSSAIAAPASALIPVTHRGLTQGFTVVSGHVPPGHPECTIDYAALARANTTLVLMMAVANLAAITRTLVDAGLHPDTPAAVVADGSLSSQLEIRGTVSTIAGLARDAGIGPPATTVIGAVAGFVPGTSTLRQAQRSSV
- the bluB gene encoding 5,6-dimethylbenzimidazole synthase — encoded protein: MTTVPATALYDVIRRRRDVRAEFTGAAVDDAVLTRILQAAHTAPSVGMSQPWDFVIIENPLTKAAFHAHVLGERQRFHDSLPPERAGTFDRIKIEGIRESTVSIVVTYDDARGGTAVLGRHASPDAGLYSVCLAIENLWLAATAEGLGVGWVSFFREEYLRGLLGIPDPVRPIAWLCLGPVTALQQIPDLERHGWQDRRPLSKVVHRELYGSRS
- a CDS encoding response regulator transcription factor, encoding MGYPSSLRTTIVANDELLRHGLVHVVSHIERIRFVGDLRYGEGLAERVRELRPELLVLGMDRTLVLSDLLAELDVTPRVVVVMDSQDEGANTLDLLRAGADALVDRRSTATELRTTFNRVINGQSALDSHSVNAVIAELRCPRKDFRDDLVAVLTAREREVLDLLIEGLDNRTIAAQLFVSEATVKFHLQNIMKKLGVHKRAALISVALRGQSRQMHP